The genomic stretch GCGGAGGGCAGTGGCCAGTCATGACACAGTCGCTTTTCTTTGTCAGATCCCTGGGAGGAGCCCTTCGCGTTGTGAGACCCAGGGAGCTGGGCCGCGGTGCAGGGGCCTCTGGTTGGTAGGAAGGGGCTGAGGCATGGGGAGCCGGTCACTGCCCAAAGCAGGCCCGTCCCTCACCGGCCACAGGAACATCTCTGAGTCCCAACTTCCTCTTCAGTGATGGACGCCAAACACAGCATAGCTGTTCAAGACACAGGCTCTGGCCTCTACAAGCTGTGTGACTGTAGGTGAATTGTTTACACCTCCTAGGCTGCTATAAAATGGAGGCGATAATAGACTCTACCTCCTgggtttgttgaaaagattaagtTATCAATACACAGAAGCACTGAGAACAGTGCCCGGTGTACAGTGAACGCTCAGGAAGTGGTCACCTTTGTTATAAACTGTGGCTGTCCCCTCGGCTGTAGGTTGTAAAAGGCTATTCCAACCGGGCCCGGAGAGCCCGCCTGGCTGAGCCACAGCTGCAGGACCACAATGACCTGGGCCTGTTTGGCAAGTGGCAGACCGAGGAGTACCAGCCGCCGGTGGCCGTGGACGGGAAGGTAAGGGCCGTGCTCAGTGGTACCAGGCCCCCTGGTAGGTAAGGGCCACGCTCAGTCGGTACCAGGCCACCTCCCTCTGCGGCCAGCCAGACCCAGTGTGCCACCCTCCGCAGGTCCCCCGGAACGAATTTGGCAACGTGTACCTCTTCCTGCCCGGCATGATGCCTATTGGCTGCGTCCAGCTGAACCTGCCCAACTTGCACCGTGTGGCCCGAAAGCTGAACATTGACTGTGCCCAGGCTGTTACGGGCTTCGATTTCCACAAAGGCTACTCCCATCCCATGTGCGTGAGGGGCCTCCCGTGGAGGCcagaaggggtggggggaagttATGGAGAAGGGGCGGGAGGTTGGTGTGGGGCTGGCGTGGGTTGAGGCCCAGTGGCTCTTACTtttaaggccttttttttttttttttttttttttttgcggtacgcgggcctctcactgttgtggcctctcccgttgcggagcacaggctctggaaacgcaggctcagcggccatggcttacgagcccagccactccgtggcatgtgggatcttcccgaaccagggcacaaacccgtgtcccctgcagcggcaggcagactctaaaccactgcgccaccagggaagccctaaggtttTACTCTGGATTTGCAAAATCAGCCTTAACCCTCGATGTTTTATACTTTTACTCTGGCTTCCAACCAGAGGCTGCGAAACCAGTGAAAGCTGCGAAACCAGCATCCTAACGACGTGGATTAACACACTGTTCTGGGGGTGGTCAGGGTGACTGAGTAGGGTCAGCATCCTTCCTGGTTGGTGACCTCTGTCCTGCcctgcagtgggggtggggaggggctggggaagagCACACAGCCTGGGGTCCACGGGCCTGCCTTCTGCATGGGTGGTGTCTGCCAGCAGCTGTGGCTGGGATTGTGGACTGCTGACCTTGGAAGTACTTCAGGGCCCCAAGTGCTTAGGAGCAGCCCACTGTCCCCCGTGGAGGGGAgtggagaggccagagcagaccCAGACTCGAGAGAGACCCATCTGTGTTGATCCCCACAGAACCGATGGCTACATAGTCTGTGAGGAATATAAAGATGTGCTCCTGGCCGCCTGGGAGAACGAGCAGGCGCTCAttgagaagaaggagaaggaggtgaGCAGGCAGGGCCTGGGTGGGGCCAGGACGGGGAAGCACAAAGGCGGGGAGCACACACAGCGGAGGTGGTGTTCCCTCCAGCCTCCCTCACGCCACGTGTAAGAGGAGAGGAGAGCCCGGGCTCAGCCCTCTTTCTGGCTCTCTCTTCCTGGGAGGCACCAGGGAGCCAGCACTGAGCAACGACCTGCCTGCCCCTCAGAACCCTGTCTCTGTCCACCGTCTGCCTGGGTCCAGGCTCCGGGGCCGCTACCCCTGCTGCCGACACCTGCCTCTGTTAAAGGGAGCTGCCTGTGGTCCAGGTCCTGGACCCCCTCCTCCACTAAACACTTTACAGTTGGTAACAATTAAGAagaggtttttggttttggtgccTTTTGTGTGTAGCACTTTATGAATCACACCTGGTATGGTTGAGAAACTATTTTAACCTGAAGCGTTACCTGTATCTTTATGTTCCTGAAACGGCAGCCTACGGTGTTTTCCATTCTGTTTGCTTTTGCAGAAACGGGAGAAGCGGGCTCTGGGGAACTGGAAGCTGCTGGTCAAAGGGCTGCTCATCCGGGAGCGGCTGAGGCTTCGCTACGGGGCTCAGGTCAGGGTGGTCCTTGGAGGATACGCCAGGTTTGGGGGGCGGGTAGGGAACCAGAGGCCGATTCTGCTCAAAGATCAAGTCAGCTCTGTTCTGGTGCCACAGACCTGTGTCTCTCAGGCCCTGCGTCCTGTCCACGTTGAGAAAGGTGCCCAAGGTGTCCTGGAGTCAGGCTTCGGCCGCTCTGCCAGCCCCGCCCTGTCTGCACGAGAGGGTGCCCGCTATGGGTTGGATCTGGTGCTGAGCCCACTCGGGGTGGGGGACAGGTGTCTGCATCTCCTGGCCTTGTGCTACCCCTGGGGCTGTGACCACCCCCAGGCCCACAGGTGCTCATTCAGGCCCCTCGCACAGCCCCTGCAGGCTCCCATGGGGGCACAGAGGCCCCCCAGACATAGTCACGTGGAGTGGTCAGAGACGCACAGACACCCTCTAGGGGCTGCTGCGACCCCACGCACggctctccctgccctccccagcctGTCCTCGCAGCAGTGGGCACAGAGCGCTGGTGCTGTGCGTTCGTGCACTTGTTCTGTTCAGAAACGAGCAAGAAAACGCAGGTACCTCCTGGATTGGTCGTAGCTCCTCAAGGGCAGTTTTGTGTCTCCAGCCCTATGTGCACAGCAAGCGCTCTAGGACCTGCTGGGCTGAGCCCTGTCCTCCGGGTCACAGCTCGGCGCTGCTGGGGCGTTGCTGCCTCTTGACGCAGCTTCCTCCACTGTCGCCCCCAGAGTGAGGAAGCCGCTCCCCACGCAGACGCAGGAGGAGGACTCTCTTCAGACGAGGAGGAGGGGACCAGCTCTCCAGCGGAAGTGGCCAGGATCCTGGCGGCCTCCTGGCCCCAAAACCGAGAGGTAGAGGAGAAGCGGAAGTGCCTCCGgaagagcaggagggaggagaaggaggcagcTTCCCACCTGTTCCCGTTTGAGAAGCTGTGATGTGAGTGGTCACCTCCTCGGGGGCTCAGCCGTGCCCCAGACCTTGCTCCCGGATAGATCCCTCCTGCGTCCGACAGTCGTGCTGTTGCAGACACGGGCCCCTTCTCTGCAGGCCCCTCGTTGCCCTCAGTCAGGTCCCGGACGCTGTGGGGGGAGAGCAGGTCAGTGCAGGCCGTCTCAGGGTGACACGGCTGGACCTGCTTTCCCAGGTAACGCTTAGTGGTGGCAGAAGACTAGAACAAAGAGCTAAagtcaggaaagaaaaggaaagatgatGAGAATTAAAGAAATGTCAGGAAGAGTGGATCAGTGTTAAAACTAGATTTTATCCATTACTGGATACATTTATAAAGCCCTATGCACTGCAGATATTTAGGAGAAataacttttataatattttgaggaaaaaaataaagcatttctcTAGAAAGACATGACTCTAcgttttctttcagattttacatcaGATAAGAACACTTGGATGACTGATTTGTATACAGGTCGTGACTACATTAAAGATCAGATCTTGTTTTCCCACAGGCTGGGAACTTACCATTACAcacatgaaatttttttctttctatgtttaATCCAGGAGATATGACTTAATCTTTGACAGGAGCCATTAAAAATTTGAGTTAGTTTTATCcaagggaaacaaacaaaacatttggGGTGTGACTCATGCAGCAAGAactggcaggcaggctcctgTTGTGAAACACATGGGGGTTGCCATGGAAACCGCCTGGTCTGCGTCAAGAGCACTGCCCCGTCTCTGAAGGAATAACTAGTTCTTCAGGCAGATGGTACTTCCTAGGATGCACCTTGGAAGTGGAGTGAAACCTCAGGTTTTGAAAAGTTACCACTCACCTGCTTCAAATCCTGTAACAAGGGGAAAGAAGTTCAAATTGCAGGGTGGACACTTCGCGGCCGCCCACTTCTTCAGGCGCTCGTGGGCTTTATCTCACTCCATAGAGAGGCATTGTCCCCgtgtcacagatgaggaagctgaggctcaggtcaCTGCCACGCCTAGCGTCACACAGCTCATCAGCGGCAGATGCGGGATGCCTGTTGTGCTGGGTCCCGCCGGCTCCCTCCCACCTCTGAGAACGATCTGAAGACCGGCAAAGGTGGGAGCCGCTCTTAAGTCCACACAAGCCAGAGTAGGTTTCTAAGTGCTAGAGATACTGAGGTGCCTTCTCAAAAAAAGTGAAACCAATTTTAACCACTGAAAGCAATTTAGAACCTAAGTTCCAAAAATTCATAGGGTTCTTAATAAATTCTATGGCTGAATTCTTTCAGACAGAAATTTCAGACAATGCAAAAAAGGATAATGGCAAGTTCCTGTATCAAAAgatatttagaaatttattttgaatttttatcaaaaatacaaagataATACAAGTTTCATCATGATTTCCCAAaggcttgaaatattttcttaacatGATTTTGGTCTTTAAGAACACTTGAAATTGGCAGTAATTTAAAATCTGTACCAGAAAAATATTACACAAACCAAACATCAAGGATTTTGTATTTAGCCATCATCTCGTCACTGTGCTTTCCAAAAGCATCTTTAAGAGTTGAGAGATCGAAGAAACTGTTCATTTAACAAGCAACAGTGAACACTATTTCAGTCCTTAAACCCAGATAACTCATCGCTGGGGCTGGCTGTTTTGAACATGAAAAATCTCAGTTTATACCACAAATGCCCCAGGACAACGAGAGGTTATTAGCTCTTGAGTTTCAGAAGTTCTAAGCCCTATTCAGCTACCAAATACTTACTCCACTAAAGCAGCCACTCCCAGCAAAACACAATTTCCAAATAGTTGAAAGATAAAGGACACACAAGTCTTTTAAGACATCAGTGTTACAACATACTTTATCTTTCAAAGGGTGTTGAGAGTAGTTGGGAAACTTAAACTCTGTGAATTAAATAAGCATAGGTAGATTTGATTTAGGAATAAAGCTGTGGACACTGAACACATAAATCACCCAGAAGCAGCCACTTGAGGCCCAGATGCTAATGTCAAAAGCACACCTGTGATGAACAGAGCCAGGCCAGAGAGCTTTCAAATCTGCAGCCTCTGATGCCTGATTTTGGTTGGTGGGTGGGGTGTCACCACGAAGGAGCCCACTTAGGATAACTGACTATAAACTCAAAATCATCTTCAAGAAAATCTGGGTTTTGATGCCAGAGGATGAAAGGAAATGCCTTTCTCTCCCGGATAGAGACCCCCATCTCCTCCCAGAGGGAAAACGAACCTTCTGCTAACACTGGTTTCAAAGCGCCTGAAGCTTTGAAAAGCTGCTCAGGGACCCAGAATACCGACAGGTAACTTTCTCAACCAGGTAAGTAACAGCCCCACTGAACTTTCTGTGCTCTGAACTACCTTCAACTGACAGATGAAAGGGGATTTTTCTGTAACAGTCTGAGACGTAAATCATTCCAGaggtgtttgttttctagatctgACTTGAAACCGCCCCCTCTTAGGGCAGGTCGGGGAGCTATGTGCAGAGAAATGAAGTGGCAAGAAACCACCAGGCCTGTGGGGGTCCTACACGCCACAAAGATTCTGCCCAATGGTAACACGTGTGCAAAGCCCAGCAAACGTTCACCTTCCTCATCACCACACCCCCTGGTCCTCTTAAGTACCGAAGCAAGCTCCATGCACAGAGTGGGTTTGTGGCGCCCCTGCCGCCCTGTTCTGGGACGCAGGCACGGCGGTAGCTGTGGTGGAGCCTGACACCGTCCCCAAGTCTGAGTGTCACCACTGCGGCAGACATCAGCTAAGTGAAACACGCGAGTGGCCGCACGGCCccaagagaaggaagggaaacaaGCAGGAGGGCGCGTGTCACGCTGCCGGACAGGAGCCGCCTCCTGCCACCAAAGCTGCCCGCTGGCAAGAAGGGGTGCGAAGTGCTGACGGACGGACGGACGCCAACCCGACACCCATGCACACCGCCAAGGCTGCCACCCGAGTGGGGCGCGTGCGGAATCCAAGACCGAcgtgggtttgggggaggggatgaCCTGGGTCCCGAGGCACAGGCAGTGTCCAGTGGGTGCCGGAGCCCCGGCTCACTCCAGCTTTTTGGCCGGTACCCGTGTCCGAGCAATGATGATGGGCACCAGGGCTAGGCAGCTGATGACAAGCGACCACAGGGGCCGGTAGAAGAGCCAGCCAGCGGCCACGGTCAGCAAGGTCAGCGAGGTGGCCACACAGAAGGCAAAGGCCTTCAGGCCAATGTTGACCAGGTCTCGGAAGATGGGGAACCAGTCCACTGTGGGGAAGAGAGAGGTAGTGAGGCTTCCCAGGCCCCCGGGCTCTGCTGTTCTCCCCGCCCCGCCATCCAGCAAGCAGCCTGTCTGTCTCTGGACcaggtggggaggaagaggaagtggTGGGGGGTAATGTGGCCTGAGGGAGCTGGGAGGTCACACAAGGAGGAACCCTGCTCCTGACTGCAGCCCGACCCAGCCCCAGGGAGGGCGCGTGGTCACGCTCTGAGACCGCGTGCGCTGAGGGCAGAACAGAGACTCTCCGGGGATGGTCGTGAGCACCTGGCTGCCGCCCCTCACAAAGCAGGCTGGGCCAAACCCCCTGGGGGGCTTATTGGGCCCCTCAGCCCTTCCTGGAGGGGCCTGTTCGGTCACCCAAGCCGTTACCAGTTACCTGTGCACCCAGCTCCATGGAGGGGCTGAGGGGACTCAATGGGCCCGAGCCACCCACCTCGAGGACCCTGCAGTCTACCGCCCAACATGATACAGTCTTGGATCCATCAACCCTTGTGGAATTACCCATCCTTGGCCTCCTGGCCTCTGCAGGCAGGCGTTCCATAGCCATCATCCACTGGGGGGGTCTGCACTCAGTTCCCATGAGCCAGGGGTCTGGTGCCGCTGGGTCTGCATGGCCGGCCCGGGTGTCTGCCACGATGGCAGGGCCCCCACTCGGCCCCCACAAGCACGCGTCACGTTTGGGCACTGACCGTGGGACCATGCGTCGCACCACACCACGCCCACCCTGTAAGGCCGgtactgctctttttttttaaacatttcttttttaaaatttatttatttatttttggctgcgttgggtcctcgttgctgcgcacaggctttctctagttgcggcgagcgggggctactctttgttgcagcgcacaggctttgcgggcttctcactgcggtggctgctcttgttgcagagcacgggctctaggcacacaagcttcagtagttgtggcatgcaggctcagcagctgtggcacatgagctctagagcgcaggctcagtagttgtggcgcacgggcttagttgctccgcagcagaGGCCGGTACTGCTCTTAACCTCAGTTCGCCCACAAGATCACTGAGGCCTGGGAGTTAGACTTATAGCTAGGAGGTGGCATAACCAGGATTTAAACTTAAGACTGTctgagtgggacttccctggtgccgcagtggttaagaatctgcctgccaatgcaggggacaagggttcgagccctggtccgggaagatcccacatgccgtggagcaactaagcccgtgcaccacaactactgagcctgcgctctagagtccgtgagccacaactcacagaagcctgtgcaccgtgaagcctgtgcacctagagcctgtgctctgcaacaagagaagcaatgagaagcctgcgcactgcagtgaagagtagccctgcttgcagcaaccagagaaagcctgtgcacagcaacgaagacccaatgcagccaaaaaaaaaaaaaaaaagactgtctgAGTGCAGAACCTCAGGTCTTAGTCTCTGTGCTAAGCCCAGAGAGGACAGCGACCTTGTCCGTACTGTTGGCTGTGTGGCCTCCGGGGCCCGGAGCAGCGTCCTCCGCACAGCAGGCACTCGGAAAGTGCTCATCACAGGAGTGGAGGTGTGAACGGGCGCCCTGCGCTGCAGCTTCCCGAGTCCCTCCCCTGCACTGTCCCTCTGTGCTCTCATGTCTGTTCTGACTCTGGAGGATCAGCCTTCCAGGGTGGAGAGAACCAGTCGGAGAGTCAAAGGAGGGCCctctgagacaaacttgatgatGGTGGAACTGGGCTCTGAGAGGGAAAcagcctgtccaaggtcacagcgACGATGGACTTAGCGATTGTGCCCAAGATGCGGTTGCCTTTCTGAGCACAGTTCAGCTGTCCAAGGGAAGCAGccttcctttcccttcacctcagttttcccagctgTAAAATGATCTGACAGTCTGCGTGTACTGCAGCCAGACTCTCCCCAGCTGGAGAGGGTAAGCAGGGGACGGGTTTCCGGGCCCAGAGACGGTGGACAGAACCATCTCACTGGACGGGGCATCCCCCAAGAAGCCCCATCCTCCCGGAGAGCGGCCAAGGCCCAGCACTCAGTCACCCCGGGCACTCAGTCCTCCTGAGCCAGGCTGGGCCGCTCGGGCAGCTCTGGGGCTCAAGCGGGCCAACCCTGGGCCATGGGCAGCCCAGCACGCTCTCCCTTGCGCTCCAGACTTGCCAGCGGCCGTGCCAAGTCTAGCCCaggatttggggtgggggtgaagcATAACAGTTCCTGAGTGTTTCCTATTTGCCAAACATTTCACAGAACTCTGCAAATTAGGTGTGAGGAAACCGAAGCCAGGCCAGGAAAGGAATCCAGAGCTCTGTTCAGGCCTGGCACGAGCCGGCCAGCCTCCTCAACACGGCTATTCGGTTGTGCAATGAACGGGTGAAGGGCTGAGGGGATGGGCGGGTGGACGGAGCGGGGGAACCCGCAGCCTCGGGGGTCGGCATCCACCCGGTCTTACCCTGGAAGCATCCTGACCCGCATCCTGCTTCCCCTGCTCTCTCGTCCCAAAGCCTTGGGGGCACAGGATGGGCTGAGTGCACCCCAGCAGGCTGGAAGGGAGAGCGGCGGTGGGAGAGGCCGAGGAGGCCCTGTCTCTCCCCACGTACCCAGAGTGTAGAGGATCCGCGTCATGAGGTTGAGGCCCACAAACATGGCTGCCCAGCCGGCCGCCCGCAGGCCCCACGTCTTCATGGAGTTGCTCTTCTGTTCCCGACGAAACACCTCCTGGAGGACAAGCGGGGAGGGGCCGTCACGTCTCAGCTCCGGGGGGTCACCAGCCTACCCAGTCGGCAGGGCCAGAGCCGAGGGGCCCGGGCTGACCCAGGAGCCACTGCGTTTCTGGACAGACCAGAGGCAGGAAAGGGCACCACCCAGGCCTACGTGCCTTGCCCACCTGGCAGCACAGAGCAGGCAGGTTTGGGCCCTCAGATCACAGCCCGCCTCCTCCAAGAGCCGCCAGCCCACCATCTCACCAAATAAACCTGACCCTCCTGCCGCAGCAGCGCCTTCCGGGGGTCATCTGTCCCCACGCGGCGTCGAGCCACGAGCCCCAGCACTCCTCTCTGGGGGGCAGCTCTGAGACCAGGGCCCCACCTGCGGGAGGCTGGACCCCCGGGacagaggcctgggctgggcctcCTAATTCTAGAAACTCCCTGGGGCCCTGAAAGCTGCCTGAGAAAGGGTGACTCACAGTCGCCAGGCTGGGAGGGGCCAGCCCTGCCTTGAGGTTGGTAACTGGCTACTGGGCCGCAGCCTGACCACACCCTCGTCCCAAGCTCAAAAAGAAGGCACAGCCCAGCACCGCCTGGACTGGGGGCCGAAGGGAGGGGATGACAGCTGAAGGTCCAATAAGCGGGTCAAAAGGTCACAGCTAAGCCCTGCCGCCTGCCCACTACCTTAACCTCCCAAACCCTTATGGGTTGAGAGGGCAGGTTCAGAACAGCTCTCCACGGATACGCTGTGCTCATCAACAACATACAAGCGCGCTTTCTGCTGAAGAGAAGGATTTCCTGCCTGGAGAGGAGAGGCTAACTTCTAAGGCAGGCCCTGAACTAACAGCACATCTCTGCACCCCTTCTTCTCGGGGCTTGGGTGAGGCGTGACCCCGTTTTACGGATGGGGTGGGTGCCCTGGTCTCTCCGGAGGCGCTGCCCTCACTCGCCTGGTCCTGGGGCCGCACAGCTCAACCCCTTCACCCCAGCTCACACTCAGCCTTCACAGGCCTCTGCCCACCCCTCCCTGGGTAGGGCCACCCGGCGTCCTGGCCCCGACAAGGAGGGCCCTGGCCTGCCAGCGTGACTGACTGGCCCCTTCTCTTCACTTGGGACTCAGCAAAAACGTGCCCTGCGGCCCGCTGCCACAGGAGGTTGCCATCTCCGTGTCTGTGAGCTCAGCGTCTGCCCCTCTCACCAGGCTGCAGGGGCTCTGCCCACTGCTCCCCGCTTCGGGGACGTGGGCTGCACACACAGGGAGACCTAACCCCTCTACAGCTTTCTCTCGCCTCGGGGCCTGGGTTTGCCTCCGTGGTGGCAGTGTGTGACACGCCACTGGAGGGCAGGGCACAGGTGCACAGTGGCCACTCACCTCCGCTGAGATGTCCCCGTGGTGCAGAAGCAGCAAGGTGTCCCCGGACTTGGTGGAGTACGGAACCAGCTGGTCACCCCGCTGCCGGGCAATCACGGTGACCTGGTCAGAGAATTCAGGCTTAGAGCTGCGGGGCCGCCACCCGCGGGCCCAGCTCCCCTCCTCACCGTGTGCCAACGAGGCAGCAAGCGGGGACACCCACGCCACCCCGAGCCTCTGCCTCCACGTCGGCCCGGGGGACGGCGGCTCCCGCTTTGCCGCTCCATCCGAAGCTCCAGGGAGGACCCCGGGCAGAAGCGTGTGTCAGGGCTGAgtaggggctgggggcggggtgaTGGGGTCAGGAACGCAGGACCGAGTCTCTACAGAGCAGAAgccggggctgggggcagaggggctgcACGTGATTGGAAGAACCGCATTGGGCCCAGCTGCGAGACCCCCAGCACCGCgccctcagcctggggcccatggATGTGCACAGGGCACGTGTGCACacggggtggcggggggggggcgccCATAGCCGTTGCTTGGGCCCCAGCGTCTGCGCCCAGGAAGGCCCCCCTGAGTTAGCCCGGGGAGCTGATTACCACGTGAGCTGGGCCCAGGTCGGGGTCATTGCCGCTCAGCCCTGCGTAGGAAAATGAGACGCGCAGGTCTCCGACCTGGGGTGGAAGAGAAGCAAGTGAGGGAGGCGGGAGCCGTCAGCTGGGCCCACGGCGTGCCCCACACTTCCATGACCTCCGCCCTTGCCCAGGTGGCCCCAGCGCCCGGAAAGCCTCTCCCCTCCAATTTCACTGGCCGAGTGTAGCTGTGATTCACCAGAACCGGACCAGAGTCTGATGCTGGGCTCTGAGTCCCGCGTGCTGTCGGGTGCGGGACTCTGgggccctgccctctgccctctgagcGCCCAAGCCCGCTGGGTACCTCGGGGTACTTGGGGTTTTCACTGTGGTAGAAATAGTCCCCCCGGCGAATGATGTCCACGTGTGGGTCCTCCAGCTTGGACAGGCTCAGTGGCTTAAAGTTGTCCACTTTGTCGATGAGGCCTGAGAGAAGCGAGCAGTTAGAAACAGTCCTGAGGCCACTGCAGCTCCTGGCTGCAAACCCTCAGCCTGACGGCCTTTCCAAGCACCCTCACAAGCCCAGACATGCGGCACCTCCTGGCTCGCCCCCCGGGGACCGCACACACACGGGGCGTCCGCCCACGCTGTCTCCCACCCGGAGTCCCTCCTCTGACTCCATCCTTCTGCAATGCCAGCCCCCTTCAGTCTTcagctcctccaggaaggcttccctgtcccctcctccccatcaGAGTGACCACAGCTCTGCAAGGGCCTTAGCCTGGCAGCCACTCCACCTTGGGTCTGGTCATCTGTGTCCAGGCCTGGCTTCTCTGCTGCAGCAACAGCATGAGGCTGGGGCTGGCTGGCATGGCTGGCACCAGCTGAGCGCCAGAGCAGACTGCAGACAAGCCAGGCCCTGGCTCACGCAGTCTCTCCCCCGTCCCCCTGGCTATCTGCCACCTAAgtgtcttctctccctcctccctgggtCAGGCCCAGGGACTGAGCCCCAGGGACTGAGCCCCAGGGACAGAGCCCCAGGGACTGAGCCCCAGGGACAGAGCCCCAGGGACAGAGCCCCAGGGACTGAGCCCCAGGGACAGAGCCCCAGGGACTGAGCCCCAGGGACTGAGCCCCAGGGACAGAGCCCCAGGGACTGAGCCCCAGGGACAGAGCCCCAGGGACTGAGCCCCAGGGACTGAGCCCCAGGAGTTTCTGCGGCCAGTGGTGCCACCCTGTCCCTTGCAAGCCTCTCTTTAG from Mesoplodon densirostris isolate mMesDen1 chromosome 10, mMesDen1 primary haplotype, whole genome shotgun sequence encodes the following:
- the TMEM43 gene encoding transmembrane protein 43, with protein sequence MAANYSSMSNRKEHVKITTKSQPGFLERLSETSGGMFVGLMTFLLSFYLIFTNEGRTVKVATLLAEGLSLVVTPDSIHSVAPENEGRLVHIPGALRTSKLLSDPNYGVHLPAVKLRRHVEMYQWVETEESREYTEDGQVKTERRYSYNTEWRSEIVNSRNFDREIGHKNPSAMAVESFTATAPFVQIGRFFLSAGLIDKVDNFKPLSLSKLEDPHVDIIRRGDYFYHSENPKYPEVGDLRVSFSYAGLSGNDPDLGPAHVVTVIARQRGDQLVPYSTKSGDTLLLLHHGDISAEEVFRREQKSNSMKTWGLRAAGWAAMFVGLNLMTRILYTLVDWFPIFRDLVNIGLKAFAFCVATSLTLLTVAAGWLFYRPLWSLVISCLALVPIIIARTRVPAKKLE